Sequence from the Candidatus Palauibacter scopulicola genome:
CTGAAGTCGGAGATGGGCGCGTTCTCGAGTTCCGCGGCGTCCAGGGTCGCGATCGTGTGGCCGAGACGGCGTTTCTCGGTCGCGACACCGGTGCCCGTCACGACGATCTCGTCCATCTGGACCGCGGTGACGTTCAGAGCAACGTCGAGCGTCGCGGTCGAGCCGGCGGTGACGGTCACGGCTTCGGAGGCCTGACGGTAACCGACCAGGCGGACGACCACCGTCTACTCGCCGGCGGGAACGTTGAGTAACACGAAGTCCCCGCTGGCGTTGGTAAAGGTCCCGATGCCGGTGCCCTCGATGAACACCTGCGCGGATGAAAGGGGTCGGAGGGAGCCTTCTTCGGTCACTCTGCCCGCGATGCTGCCCGCTTGGCCGCTCAGGCCGGGTGCGAGGCAGGCGAGCGCAACCAAGGCCACTCCCCATGCACCGATGGTGCGAGACGCGATTCGTTTCATGCGGCGCTCCTTGCGCTGGAGGCGATGGAAGCGGCCGAACGACCCGCCCCCGATTCCGCCAACTCGTTCCACAATCCGTTATTGATAATGAGATTCCGGCGCTCCCGCCAGCCAGTCCTCGATGAGGCGGCGGGAGATCGAGACGCGACCCGGGAGCCGGAGGCCGATCTCGCGGCGGCGGGCAAAATCAGCGCGCTCGAACCAGCGCGCATCGACGAGTTCCTGCCGCGCGACGGTGAGTTCGCCGCCCACGCGCTCGGCCCGGAAGCCGAGCATCAGCGATGCCGGGAAGGGCCACGGCTGGGACGAGCGATATCGGACCGATGCCACCTCGATCCCCGACTCTTCCCTGACCTCGCGGACGACGGCCTCCGACAGGCTCTCGCCCGGCTCCACGAACCCGGCCAGCGTGGAGTAAACGCCCTCCGGCCAGATGTCCTTCCGCCCGAGCAGACAGCGGTCGCCGTCGGTCACGAGGACGATGATGGCCGGATCCGTGCGCGGAAAATGGTCGACGCCGCACGCTTCGTCGGCGCAGCGCCGGACATGTCCTCCCTGCTCCGGCCGGGTGGGAGCGCCGCACGAGCCGCAGAAGCGGTGCCGGCGACTCCAGGTGACGATCGCCCGGGCGTAGGCCAGGAGCGAGCCGTCTCCCTGCCCCAGCATCGCCCCCACGCCGCGGAGATCGAGGAACTTCCCCGCCCCGTCGAGCGAGCCGTCGGTAGGCGGCCCTTCCCCTGCCCCCCCGGCTTCCCCGGCTTCCCCGGCTTCTCCGGACACGTCGGCGGCGAAGAGCGCGCGGCCACCGTCCCGTCCCCCTTCGAGTCCGAGAAAGATCCATTCTTCAGGTGGTGCCGAGGCGGAGGCTGCGAGTTCAGGCGGAAGGAGTACCGGCCGGTAGGCCAGGCCGTCCGCTTTCGCCGCGACTTCCCGCGCCGTTTGGGATACGAGGCTGCGCTCGCGCCACACGGGCACGACGCGCGAGGCCGGATCGGACAACCGGTCGGTGAGCCACCGGGGGTCGGCCCTCAGATGAGTGGCGCGATCGAGGCCCCCTCCCGCGAAGGGGTTCGGTTTCCGGTGGCCCTCCCCTGCCACGCCCAATAAGATCTCGCCGGCCGACATGGGGGAAACGTAGCGGTTTCGAGGGAGAGCATGCACAGTTTCGAGGGGACGGCGGGACGGGGCACCCTTCTCACGTTCGATTGCTACGGCACGTTGATCGACTGGGAGGGCGGGATTCTCGCGGCGCTCCGAGCCGCGTACCCGGAGGCGGCCGCGGTGGAGGATGAGCGGCTCCTTGGCGAGTTCCACGCGGCCCAGAACCGGCTCAAGACGAGCGAGTATCGCCCCTACCGGCAGCTGCTCACGGAGACCTCGGTGGAAGTCGCGCGCGCGAACGCGTGGAACACGGAGGACGGGTTCGCGGCCGGCGTCCCCGCGAGCATTCCCTTCTGGCGGCCCTTCCCCGACACGAATCCGGCGCTCTCGCGCCTCGCCGCGGCGGGCGTCACGCTGGGGATCCTCTCGAACATCGACGACGACCTGCTCGCCGGGACGCTGAAGCACTTCGAGGTCGAGTTCGGCCTCCTCGGCACGGCGCAGCGGCTGCGCAGCTACAAGCCGGCCGCGGCGCACTTCGAGCGCGGACGGGAGTGGGCCGCCGGCTTCGACCGGTGGCTGCACGTGGCGCAGAGCCTCTTCCACGACGTGGTCCCCGCGACCGCGCTCGGAGTCCCCGTGCTGTGGGTCAACCGCAAGGGCGAGTCCCGCCCGGACGACGCCGACCCCGTACACATCGCGCCCGACCTGGCCATGACGGCGGAGTGGCTCCTGTCGCCGGCCTGACGTCGAGATTTTGCCGCACGCTTCCCTGCAGGTCGTCCCCGACCTAGAATTAGACCAGTCGTATCGTCTGGTCTAACCTTCGGAGGCTGGCATGGACCACATTGGGGCTTACGAGGCCAAGACCCACCTGGCGCAGCTCCTGGACCGCGTGGCGGCGGGAGAATCTCTCACGATCACCCGACACGGTCGCCCGGTCGCCCGGCTGATCCCCGTCGACGAGGACGATCGTGCCCGGGCCCGTGCAGCGGCCCGCCGCATCCTCGAGCGCCGCAAGCGCCTGCCGCACCGCGCGTCGATCGCGGAACTCATCGAAACGATCCATGAAGGGCACAGATATTGATGACGCTCGTCTTGGATGCGTCGGTCGCGCTGTCCTGGTGTCTTGCGGACGAAGATGATCCGCTGGCCGAGTTGGCGATGCGCCTGACCCTGGAACACTTCGCCGTCGTCCCTCGGATCTGGTGGTACGAAATCCTGAACGGCCTCACTGTCAACAGACGCCGGGAACGCATGAACGAGGATGATGTGCCGGCCACGGTCGCGGACCTCAAGGGAATGCGGATACTGACCGACGAGGAGCACAGCGACGGCGTGATCCTCGATCTCGCCTTGCGACGCGGACTCTCCGTCTACGACGCCGCCTATCTTGAGACGGCGCTCCGCCGCTCGCTGCCACTCGCCACGCTCGATGGCCGACTTCGCCGCGCGGGCGAGGCTGCGGGGGTCACGACGCTCCGGCGACGAGACCGTCCAGGACGTCGCGGGTGAAGCCGTGGAGCTCCCGCCATAGCACTTCGTGCGAGAAGATGTCGTTGTGCCCCGCCCCGGGGATCTCGAGCCAGCGGCGGGGTCCCCGCAGCGCCTCGAAGACGTCCCGGCTCTGGCCGGGCGGGATGACGCGATCCTCCTCGCCGGCGGCGACGAACGTCGGCACCTCGATGCGCGGCGCCCTTTCCAGCGTGTCGAAGCGGTTGTGCAGCCAGTCCAGATACCAGTCGGGCAGCCACGACAGGCGGTGCCGGGCGATCGCCGCCGTGTCCGTGAACGGCCCGAGCAGGACGACGCCGGCCACCGGGCGGCTCACCGCCAGTTCCGCGGCCACGGAACTTCCGAGAGAGTTTCCCAGGGGAAGGAGCCGCTCGGGCTCGACGCCCCGCTCCTCCACCAGCCACCGGTACGCCGCTCTGGCGTCCGCGTAGAGGCCTTCCTCCGAGGGCTTCCCCTCGCTCGCTCCGTAGCCTCGATAGTCGGGCAGGAGGACATCGAGTCCGAGGTTCGAGAGCGCCGCCGCCACCGTCCCGCGGTCTCCGAGGTGCCCGGCGTTGCCGTGGAAGTAGATCGCGGTCCCCCGCCTGGACTCCGGCGGGTCTGCGGGAAACCACCACGCGTGCAGTTCGATCCCGTCCTCGGTCGGGATTCGGACCTCGGTTGCCCGCGGGAATCCCCAGTATCGCGGATGCGTCTCGTGCGGCTGCAGCGTCTCCGGATAGAAGACGAAGAAGGGGACGATCCGGGGCATGAAGAGACGGACGACGGCCATCAGACCGACGAGGACGACCACGACGATGAGGAGTTCCACGAGCGGGAGCCGG
This genomic interval carries:
- a CDS encoding type II toxin-antitoxin system prevent-host-death family antitoxin, encoding MDHIGAYEAKTHLAQLLDRVAAGESLTITRHGRPVARLIPVDEDDRARARAAARRILERRKRLPHRASIAELIETIHEGHRY
- a CDS encoding type II toxin-antitoxin system VapC family toxin, with the protein product MTLVLDASVALSWCLADEDDPLAELAMRLTLEHFAVVPRIWWYEILNGLTVNRRRERMNEDDVPATVADLKGMRILTDEEHSDGVILDLALRRGLSVYDAAYLETALRRSLPLATLDGRLRRAGEAAGVTTLRRRDRPGRRG
- a CDS encoding HAD family hydrolase, which translates into the protein MHSFEGTAGRGTLLTFDCYGTLIDWEGGILAALRAAYPEAAAVEDERLLGEFHAAQNRLKTSEYRPYRQLLTETSVEVARANAWNTEDGFAAGVPASIPFWRPFPDTNPALSRLAAAGVTLGILSNIDDDLLAGTLKHFEVEFGLLGTAQRLRSYKPAAAHFERGREWAAGFDRWLHVAQSLFHDVVPATALGVPVLWVNRKGESRPDDADPVHIAPDLAMTAEWLLSPA
- the nudC gene encoding NAD(+) diphosphatase encodes the protein MAGEGHRKPNPFAGGGLDRATHLRADPRWLTDRLSDPASRVVPVWRERSLVSQTAREVAAKADGLAYRPVLLPPELAASASAPPEEWIFLGLEGGRDGGRALFAADVSGEAGEAGEAGGAGEGPPTDGSLDGAGKFLDLRGVGAMLGQGDGSLLAYARAIVTWSRRHRFCGSCGAPTRPEQGGHVRRCADEACGVDHFPRTDPAIIVLVTDGDRCLLGRKDIWPEGVYSTLAGFVEPGESLSEAVVREVREESGIEVASVRYRSSQPWPFPASLMLGFRAERVGGELTVARQELVDARWFERADFARRREIGLRLPGRVSISRRLIEDWLAGAPESHYQ
- a CDS encoding carboxypeptidase-like regulatory domain-containing protein translates to MKRIASRTIGAWGVALVALACLAPGLSGQAGSIAGRVTEEGSLRPLSSAQVFIEGTGIGTFTNASGDFVLLNVPAGE
- a CDS encoding alpha/beta hydrolase, whose amino-acid sequence is MELLIVVVVLVGLMAVVRLFMPRIVPFFVFYPETLQPHETHPRYWGFPRATEVRIPTEDGIELHAWWFPADPPESRRGTAIYFHGNAGHLGDRGTVAAALSNLGLDVLLPDYRGYGASEGKPSEEGLYADARAAYRWLVEERGVEPERLLPLGNSLGSSVAAELAVSRPVAGVVLLGPFTDTAAIARHRLSWLPDWYLDWLHNRFDTLERAPRIEVPTFVAAGEEDRVIPPGQSRDVFEALRGPRRWLEIPGAGHNDIFSHEVLWRELHGFTRDVLDGLVAGAS